A region of the Akkermansia muciniphila genome:
AGGTAACGGCAAAAAGGTTGTACGTTCCCCCGTAAATGGAAGCGGTGCTGACGATATGGTCTCCGGCCTCGCAGATGTTGAAGACGGCAAAGAAGGAAGCAGCCTGTCCGGAAGAGGTCAGAATGGCGGCTACGCCGCCTTCCAGCTCTGCGATTTTTCTGGCAACCGCTTCATTGGTGGGGTTCTGGAGGCGCGTGTAGAAGAATCCGGCTTCTTCCAGGTCGAACAGTTTGGCCATTTGTTCGCTGGTTTCATACTTGAACGTGGTGCTCTGGTAAATGGGCAATACGCGGGGTTCTCCCTTTTTGGGGGTCCAGCCCGCCTGCACGCACAGGGTTTCCGGTCTCAGTTCCTGACTCATGATGCAGGGATGCTATGCCATGCCGCGCGCCTTGTAAAGCAGGGAAAAACGATGTATCAACCCAAAATAAATATTTGCAGTATCATTATTTTTCTTCTCTAAAAAACAATTGGTAATAATACATTCCGCGTTTTTCGTCGTATCCACGCTCAACGAACTCTTTTCCACCATGAATATTAATATCAAAATTTTTATCAAGCTTAATAACGGATAATTGTCTAACAGATTTATTTTTAATAGCTTTAATAGATGATTCGAAAAAATTATCAACTTCTATTTCCATCCTCTGCTGATAAATTTTCTTAAATTCGATGAATTGGGATACCAATTCAGGATGTTCAAAAACTTGCTTTGCAAATTTATCTATATATACAGAGTTACTTTTTAAGGCTTCAACACTTTTATTAATTAGAACAGCTTTATTTACTTTACCTTTGTCTTTTGGGAGTTGTGAAATAAAACTCTTACAGAGGAGTAACATATTCTGAGTTTGATTGTAACTATCCTTTCGCGGTCTTACATGCAAGAAATTTTCTGTCCAATATTTTGCTTCTAAATTTTTATTAGTGTTATCGACTACTGCAACTAAATATCCATTTTCTTTTTCCGTATTAAATATTATACACCCTTTATCCAGTTTATTAACATTTATTCCATTGTCACTTTCTATTTCAAATCTTTCATCTCTAGAATACACTTTTAAAAAAGTATCCTTATTCTCAGACTTAAATAATCCAATCGCATCCACTGACTCATCATTGATGATAAAATTTTTAAAATAAACTACATAAAATTCACCAGCTTTTATTTTAGGATGGATACTTTGTTGATACAGATGTTTAGCAAGATTGATCGATTGTTCATACAGAGAAGCTGGATCATCAAAGATAGCTGTAGCATAGGAATATACCTCATTTAATTCAAGCTGAGTTATATGATGGAGATTATAATACTCCTCTATCTTAAAAGAAGAAGTAAAATATTTTAACAAAAGCATTCTTACAATAGAATTTCCCAATATCAGTTCTGATTTAGATATCTTCAGTTTCTCATTATTCATTTTATTTCCAACTTCATGAACAATGATGCCGTGTATATTACATTGTATTGTGTCTATCATAACTTAACACCATAAGGTTTTTATTATATCCAATTCTTCTTCATCAGAAAGATTATACCAATTATCTCGAATGGAAAAAGGGAATTTTTCTATTCCATACCATATAACAAATATTTCAGGTTGTGTCAATAGTGGTATTTCAGAATATCTTTCCCTATTATCATCATATATATGCTGTATTTTTAATTCATGTGAATCAATAAAAATATCTATATTGCAATCAATGTCTGTTTTTTCATTTTCTGTTAAGAAAGATAAAATAATATTAATATTTTTTATAGCCCACTCTCTATCATAATCAGATTGAGCGAACTTATAAAGTTTTCCTTCCAAGCGACGAAGAAGGGCATAATTTAAATTATAATTTTGAGATTTTAGATATTCATTGACTTTATCAAATTCTTCATCAGCAAGTTCATAAAGAGAAAGCAATCGATAAATTCGATGCTTCATTTCATCTGAGAGTGTAATATCTTGTTTATAGTATAAAATATGTGCTGAATTGGCCCACGCATGTTGATTCATTGTGCGAACTTGAATTTCAAATACGAAATTCTCATCATAACTAAATAGCCGTTTTTTGATTGATACATCATAATGGTTTGATTGATAATCTAAACGATTAAAATCTATGGAATCTTTTTTCTTTTCTTCTTTTCTAATAATAAAGAAATCTTTTAAAAAAGAATCTATGATTTCCAAGTCGCATAAAAATGGACATATAATTCTAATGCCCAATCTATCTTTCACATCATCATATTCATAACATTTTTCTCT
Encoded here:
- a CDS encoding nucleoid-associated protein; translation: MIDTIQCNIHGIIVHEVGNKMNNEKLKISKSELILGNSIVRMLLLKYFTSSFKIEEYYNLHHITQLELNEVYSYATAIFDDPASLYEQSINLAKHLYQQSIHPKIKAGEFYVVYFKNFIINDESVDAIGLFKSENKDTFLKVYSRDERFEIESDNGINVNKLDKGCIIFNTEKENGYLVAVVDNTNKNLEAKYWTENFLHVRPRKDSYNQTQNMLLLCKSFISQLPKDKGKVNKAVLINKSVEALKSNSVYIDKFAKQVFEHPELVSQFIEFKKIYQQRMEIEVDNFFESSIKAIKNKSVRQLSVIKLDKNFDINIHGGKEFVERGYDEKRGMYYYQLFFREEK
- a CDS encoding GTP pyrophosphokinase, with protein sequence MVDTSQIVQRWREEKPQLEKLGQDVVVYLKQEIFKKELHPEITYRTKEIHSLIKKIQKKQREKCYEYDDVKDRLGIRIICPFLCDLEIIDSFLKDFFIIRKEEKKKDSIDFNRLDYQSNHYDVSIKKRLFSYDENFVFEIQVRTMNQHAWANSAHILYYKQDITLSDEMKHRIYRLLSLYELADEEFDKVNEYLKSQNYNLNYALLRRLEGKLYKFAQSDYDREWAIKNINIILSFLTENEKTDIDCNIDIFIDSHELKIQHIYDDNRERYSEIPLLTQPEIFVIWYGIEKFPFSIRDNWYNLSDEEELDIIKTLWC